In the Actinomycetes bacterium genome, one interval contains:
- the tatA gene encoding Sec-independent protein translocase subunit TatA, whose protein sequence is MRFPQGAEWLIILVLILLLFGAKRLPDAARGLGRSLRILKAETKGMHEEDENGDSQVTAATNEQLPPSPPQANPATGEQQQPQAADAPAPDSSKSQP, encoded by the coding sequence ATGCGTTTCCCGCAGGGAGCCGAATGGCTCATCATTCTGGTACTCATTCTGCTGCTGTTCGGCGCCAAGCGGTTACCCGATGCCGCACGCGGTCTCGGACGTTCGTTGCGGATCCTCAAGGCTGAAACCAAAGGCATGCACGAGGAAGACGAAAACGGCGATAGTCAAGTGACTGCTGCCACTAACGAGCAGTTGCCGCCATCGCCACCGCAGGCCAACCCCGCAACTGGTGAGCAGCAGCAGCCCCAAGCCGCGGATGCCCCAGCACCGGACTCCAGTAAGTCGCAGCCCTAA